A genomic stretch from Aedes albopictus strain Foshan chromosome 2, AalbF5, whole genome shotgun sequence includes:
- the LOC109398708 gene encoding luciferin 4-monooxygenase-like, which produces MSRYDPVARVWHGPVQPPLFNPQISIGQIMFNMLERTPERVTQIDGDTGRELTCEEFRLRAIRIVQNLQVHYGLKKGEMVVVACRNSENVFPLVLALVAIGAQFVLMPIYFVLDEVKHSVKKYQPKVVFCDEANYGDLVNACKNDVTEEPMIFVLESERPDVLKFETLLEQTGKEYTFRAPYLGDARSTVAVILSTSGTTSMPKGVRLSHAQVVTWSNAYLQVNRGIMFHFSPLSWGTGFGNLYSCIVNGTPRLFTRSAFNEDKFFDLLARYPIRTVLLQPSYSKSVLCHPRCANADFFSIQAWVVFGSLPSDSLRDKIESILPNGRTMNVYGLSECGMILHDATGRRPGASGQIAQQVQARIVDGTGKPLDVGEHGELQVKKSEPFLGYFDEPEAMKNLITDDGWLRTGDCGYFDEMHYFHMSERKKDLLSYRNQLVIPGSVECVIETIEGVKYACVVGVPEEDWEASDLLTAVVVRDKGSRLTEEQIMTTINEQLPDYKHLRGGVIFRDELPLGGTGKVLRDKVKSFVYQIKGIKNLFDL; this is translated from the coding sequence ATGTCACGGTACGACCCGGTCGCAAGAGTATGGCACGGCCCAGTGCAACCTCCGCTGTTCAATCCGCAGATCAGCATTGGACAAATTATGTTCAACATGTTGGAACGCACTCCCGAGAGGGTTACTCAGATTGACGGAGACACGGGACGGGAATTGACCTGCGAGGAATTCCGGCTCCGTGCTATTCGTATCGTGCAGAACTTGCAGGTGCATTATGGCTTGAAAAAAGGAGAAATGGTGGTGGTAGCCTGTCGCAATAGTGAGAACGTGTTTCCGTTGGTTTTGGCTTTGGTGGCGATCGGAGCACAATTCGTGCTAATGCCGATTTATTTCGTGCTGGACGAAGTGAAGCATTCCGTGAAGAAGTACCAACCGAAGGTGGTGTTTTGTGATGAGGCGAATTACGGAGATTTGGTGAATGCTTGTAAGAATGATGTAACGGAAGAACCAATGATATTTGTGCTGGAAAGCGAAAGGCCAGATGTGCTAAAGTTCGAAACGCTTCTGGAGCAAACCGGGAAAGAGTACACATTCAGAGCCCCCTATTTGGGAGATGCCAGATCAACTGTAGCGGTTATTTTAAGCACTTCCGGAACTACCAGTATGCCGAAAGGAGTTCGACTATCGCATGCCCAAGTCGTCACGTGGAGCAATGCCTATTTACAGGTCAACAGAGGAATTATGTTTCACTTTTCACCATTGTCCTGGGGAACGGGCTTCGGTAATCTCTATAGCTGTATTGTTAATGGCACGCCGAGACTTTTCACTAGAAGCGCCTTCAATGAGGATAAGTTCTTCGATCTGCTGGCCAGGTACCCTATAAGAACAGTTCTTCTGCAACCCAGTTACAGCAAATCAGTTCTCTGTCATCCACGATGCGCCAACGCAGATTTTTTCAGCATTCAAGCGTGGGTTGTTTTTGGGAGTCTACCATCAGACTCACTCAGAGATAAGATAGAATCCATCCTACCGAATGGCAGAACCATGAATGTGTACGGCCTATCGGAATGCGGTATGATATTGCATGATGCAACCGGGCGTAGACCTGGGGCAAGTGGTCAAATAGCGCAGCAAGTTCAGGCGAGAATAGTCGATGGAACGGGTAAACCGCTGGACGTTGGAGAGCATGGTGAGCTACAGGTGAAAAAGAGTGAGCCGTTCCTGGGATACTTCGACGAACCGGAAGCAATGAAGAACCTGATCACGGACGACGGATGGCTACGAACGGGAGACTGCGGCTATTTCGATGAGATGCATTATTTCCACATGAGCGAAAGAAAGAAGGATTTGCTGAGTTACAGGAACCAGTTGGTGATTCCGGGTAGTGTGGAATGCGTAATTGAGACGATAGAAGGGGTCAAGTATGCTTGTGTCGTGGGAGTACCAGAGGAAGACTGGGAGGCATCAGATCTGTTAACCGCGGTAGTTGTAAGGGATAAAGGATCCCGACTAACAGAGGAACAAATAATGACGACGATCAATGAACAACTTCCAGATTACAAACATCTGAGAGGGGGAGTCATCTTTCGCGACGAATTACCACTGGGAGGCACTGGAAAGGTTTTACGAGATAAAGTAAAGAGTTTTGTCTATCAAATAAAAGGAATAAAAAATCTGTTTGATCTATag
- the LOC109407043 gene encoding low density lipoprotein receptor adapter protein 1-B, translating to MAFFKSIWKNGSKHKKLCEELALANNIRDFSDNHEELEDGFGEAITYSVKYLGNTTIATPRSENSTAEAVKKIITAAKGNKKLQRVTLSISPKGIEMIDLTTGETLLQVSIYNISYCSADAAHDHVFAFVGTVHNPETEVKEMCFRKDAEEVEFDGPLICYAFLCQKRKMAQTVTLTVARSFERAYQIWQNKQFQADRKRKELVKLNGSSRSADSGSGSSSSSSKSRDETDSKSLLIDFNSDLTAEICSKDHRELLQNTWVSFEDDQSQEFFTVPNLNTANGWSRTAICSN from the exons AGCTGTGCGAGGAGCTGGCACTCGCCAACAACATCCGGGACTTTTCGGACAACCACGAAGAGCTGGAGGATGGCTTTGGCGAGGCGATCACCTACAGTGTGAAGTATTTGGGTAACACGACGATAGCGACACCCCGTTCGGAGAACTCCACGGCGGAGGCGGTGAAGAAGATCATCACTGCTGCGAAAG GAAATAAAAAACTTCAGCGCGTGACCCTATCCATCTCACCGAAAGGCATCGAAATGATAGACCTTACCACCGGGGAAACCCTGCTGCAGGTGTCCATTTACAACATTTCCTATTGTTCAGCGGATGCAGCACATGATCACGTGTTTGCTTTCGTCGGTACCGTACACAATCCGGAAACGGAAGTGAAAGAGATGTGTTTCCGCAAGGACGCCGAAGAGGTGGAATTCGACGGCCCTCTGATTTGCTATGCCTTCTTGTGCCAGAAGCGCAAAATGGCTCAAACCGTTACGCTGACAGTGGCTCGCAGTTTTGAACGCGCTTATCAAATCTGGCAAAACAAGCAGTTCCAGGCGGACCGGAAGCGCAAAGAGCTGGTCAAACTGAATGGTTCTAGTCGATCGGCTGATAGTGGCAGTGGCAGTAGCAGCAGTAGTAGTAAAAGCAGAGACGAGACCGACAGTAAGAGTTTACTGATCGATTTCAATTCGGATTTGACTGCGGAGATTTGCTCCAAAGACCATCGGGAACTACTGCAGAATACTTGG GTTTCATTTGAGGATGATCAATCGCAAGAATTCTTCACAGTGCCAAATCTCAACACTGCCAACGGATGGAGCAGGACTGCAATTTGTTCCAACTGA